The Candidatus Hinthialibacter antarcticus nucleotide sequence CCTTCCGGCAGTTCTTGGATGAGTTGGATCACTTCTTCAGCGGTTTTCATTTGAATCGGCTCCGGTAGAGGGTTTTCCTTCGACATGATTATAGTACAAAATTATGGTTCATCCGGTAAATGAGTACCTACATTGATGGATGGCCATGATTTTGAGTTTAAAGAATTCTTGATCTCGAAATCCATAGGCTTGGCGTTTCATGGTTTTGATTTTGTTGTTGGTTCCTTCG carries:
- a CDS encoding transposase; the protein is EGTNNKIKTMKRQAYGFRDQEFFKLKIMAIHQCRYSFTG